Proteins from a genomic interval of Ktedonobacterales bacterium:
- a CDS encoding universal stress protein, whose product MFKKILVPLDNSALAAAALLPASALARQDDAELMLVGATSTSHVAEIGAYLAEMVRCLSAEGFPVRAMLPLGSPENGSNEEGELARADLIVMTTHGRDGIDALIHPSVTWRVLAQTSAPILFSRYTDEEQAAPPMHQLRFMADADAPILVPLDGSPQAERVLSLAQEIAQEFGNPLMLARVGEPLLLAESAGQQDLMPGGSVGWWLEDAEAYLREKWKELTSTGLRVKTITALGLPSEVIQRIAQEYQAGLIVMASRGRGWLGRFVMGSVARRVLSQSEIPVLLARRLAPGEDVRTEQVLVAAGASR is encoded by the coding sequence ATGTTCAAAAAGATACTGGTGCCCTTGGATAATTCGGCGCTGGCTGCGGCGGCTCTCTTGCCTGCCAGCGCCCTGGCAAGACAGGACGATGCTGAGCTAATGTTGGTGGGCGCTACCTCCACATCCCATGTCGCAGAGATTGGCGCTTACCTGGCAGAGATGGTCAGGTGTCTCAGCGCTGAGGGTTTCCCCGTGCGAGCCATGCTGCCCCTGGGTTCACCAGAAAACGGCAGCAATGAAGAGGGCGAGCTTGCGCGCGCAGACCTGATTGTCATGACCACACACGGGCGCGACGGGATAGATGCCCTGATTCATCCCAGCGTAACCTGGAGGGTTCTGGCTCAGACAAGTGCGCCAATCCTCTTCAGCAGGTACACCGATGAAGAGCAGGCAGCACCTCCTATGCATCAGCTGCGCTTTATGGCCGATGCTGATGCTCCTATCCTGGTGCCACTGGATGGCTCACCCCAGGCGGAGCGGGTGCTGTCGCTTGCCCAGGAGATCGCCCAGGAGTTTGGCAACCCGCTCATGCTGGCGCGTGTTGGCGAGCCGCTGCTGCTGGCAGAGAGTGCGGGCCAACAGGATCTGATGCCTGGTGGGTCAGTCGGCTGGTGGCTGGAGGACGCCGAAGCATATTTGAGGGAAAAGTGGAAGGAACTGACCAGTACCGGGTTGCGAGTAAAGACTATCACTGCACTCGGACTGCCTTCCGAAGTCATCCAGCGAATTGCACAGGAATATCAAGCTGGACTGATCGTCATGGCCTCGCGCGGGCGGGGCTGGCTGGGTCGGTTCGTCATGGGCAGTGTTGCCAGACGTGTGCTGAGCCAGAGCGAAATCCCTGTCTTGCTCGCCCGCCGATTGGCGCCTGGAGAGGATGTCAGAACCGAGCAAGTGCTCGTGGCAGCAGGTGCGAGCAGGTGA